The DNA sequence GCCATTGTAGGAAGTGGAGGAAAGGGGAAACTTATGGAAGAGGATTTACTACTCTTGGCAATCTTGGCTGGATGATCAAACACTGCCCCTCCAGTCTCTTCAGGGGGCCCCCTTTTACGAGTAGAactggaagaggagaaagaactaGATAAGCTATAGGTTTTGTGTGCTACGGTGTTTGTCTGGCTACTATGTTTTGGATCACCTGGACGTTTATTCCCAGTACCAACTGGAAGCTGTGCGTGAGAGTGCTTGTGTGAGTggtgattatgatgatgatgatgattagaTGGATGAGTCTTGTGCTTTTCTTTGTGCTCTCGGCTCTTTGTAACACTGTCATCTACAGAATTGTGCTTGTCAGATGCAGTATGAACTTTAATGCGCATTTTTATCTCCTCTGGTTTTGAAGAGACAGCTTTATCTCCACCTGCCACTGGGATTCTCATTTTGAGAGCTGTTTTGTCAGCCTTTTCCAGAAAAGGCCGTTCAGGGTTTTCGGAGCCCTCTATGGGTATTTTTAGAATGACTGAAGAATGGGTATCATGGTGAGACAGGAGATTCTGGGCAGCATATGCATACTGTGACTTCACATTGGCCTCCATGTTCTCTAGTTGTCTCTTCTGGGCGGCCAACTCTTCTGCATGCTTTGCACGGTATTCTTTCAGTGACACTTTAGCTGATGGTACGCTCTTACCACTCTGCTTCTGGGAAATAAATGCATTTGAACCATCCTGTTGCAAGGAATGATCAACTCCTATAAGTGCTAAATTCTCACTAGTCCGATGACCCTGAGCAGGTTCTAGTTTAAAAGGAGGTTGAGAGGACAGCCAACGCTCGCCCTGCAACATCTCCACACTGGTTAAGCTGTTAGATGACTCTTCAGAGACTGGAAGAGAAGGCACTGCACTTGTGGTAGAAGTTGACATGCTCATTAAACCTGCAATAGTTGTGTCTGAAGAGCTCTGGGAAATCATATTGAGGATTGTCTGCTCTGAAGTGTTTTCATCTGCTCCTCGGTCatctgcttttgttttcctggCAGCCTGGCATGCCTAGAATGAAGCAAATAACATCCCTTCACTTGAggtaatttattaaatagaaaaacactGAGTTGAATAGATTGTACTTGCAGCAACACTGGAAGTTCTGGATAGGTCACAAACAGGAGGCTATCCTAACATAAAACCCAATATAAATACTACCATCAGAAGAAGATTTTAAAACCTTCAATCAAgagtcacagcaacaacaacaacaacaaaaagtcacaGCAATCTTTACAAATGTTACAAAGcaagaacataaaataatttgtgcTTATCTAAAAATCATTCAATAACATCTATGCCTTCTTATGACTGCAAGTTGTTAGTCCATGAACAAATTCTAGCAATTGTGGTGAGATTTTATATGAAAGTAAAATATGAACTATGTGATCTCAAACCTACTTCTAACCCTAGGCTTCTAAGAGGCAAACTCATTTTCTACAACTCGTTCAACTCAggagaataaaattaagtttatcaGTCTCGACTTATGAGAAAATGAGGgaaccattttaaaagaaattttgtatctgatactggggaaaagaaggaatGATTTCATTATTCATaactaataatttgaaaaatacttgAATTACAACTTTGGACTATAATCTacacagaaacaaaattataaaatccatttttaaaatcacaacaCCAGCTCTAACCTTGTAATTTTCTATCTTGCCTCTACCAGAAGCCGATACTCTGACTCAGAGAAGCCATGTTTTTACCCTAACAGTCTCCACGCAGAAAATAACCAATGTTGCTAACCAAATGACATATCACAGGAGTTGCAAAATGCAAGGCAAATCCTGCTATCACCTATAGCCTTTAACTTCTGGGCCAGTATCCAAGCTATGAAGTTGAAGCCATGATTATTGCATaactacaaaaaaggaaattccaAACCTAGGGTACATATTCAATTCTGGTATATTCACTGGTGCAGTCAAAAGAAGAAACTAGTTTTGTTCCACAAGTTGACAGCAGTGAGTCTTACCCTCCAATTTCGAATGCGTTTGAGCCTGTTGGGAGTTTTCTCCAGAATCTGTAGAAATTCATGTGTCAGttctacaaataaaatagaacattCAAGAAAGACTCAGCAAGACAGAAGTAATGAAGCAAGAATAACCTCAACTAACTCACTATTTTCATCTGAATCAAGTCATGTTCAGCCAGGTATGTGACAGATCAAAAGCAAGTGCTTTTCAAGGTCCCTTACTCTAAAACTTACCATCTAAAAGTTCCAAGGTCACTGTGGCGTCAACATACTCCCACCAGTGCTTCCCGTCAGTTGAGACTGGGATCTCCCAGTTGGACCACTTGCAAGCCAGATGAATGCAGACACAGGCCACTACAGGAGGTGTGTACTGCAGGCTAAATGTGGTCAAATGCAGGCTGACATcagagggaaggaaacagagagtGTCATGAGCTCTCAATTCTCAACCCAAAGCTAAAACtctccattattaaaaaaaaaaaaaaaaaaaaaagtttaaaaaaacacagGAGAGTGAGAAGGGCAAGAAATATCCAGTGCTCTGATACAGCACTCTATTTTCCTATTAACCCACCTGTTCAGGTAACAACATTTCTAAATTTCTTGACTGCACATCATCCAATCCACACACTGAccagagccaaaaaaaaaaaaaaaaaaaaaaaaaaagggagggggcacGGGGGAAGGGGGAAGGCTAGGTAttcaagttttttaaaacattgacttCTGACCAGTATCCAAGCTCTGAGTCAATGTTTATTACCTATTACACTGAGACTAAGCTCAGATCTTAAGCAAAATTATAAGCTTTTTGGTGTGTGCAATCCCTAAATTAAGTACTTAAGGAAATACTGCAGAAATTACCTTGTCTCTTACCAATCACAggtctatttaaaataatgaacaatCTTTCTCTCAAGTATGAATATGCTTGATTGAtggtttatttcaaaaatttctcaTAAGAGGTTATAAGAAGAAACTTCTTAGCCCTAACAGTTATTAGGGGTATCTTTGGTTTCCATGAACAAACAATATCAGGGATTACAGTTGAGAGTAAGTTAGTCATTTGATAATACAGGTTATGTACtaagaatttattttgtaaaaaaaggaagaaagaaaaagtattgaAAGTCTTTATACACATAAGTGGCCCATGTGTTTGGGagtgggggaagaaaaaggagtcttaaaatatcataattattGCAGAATCTTCCAAATTAGGTTTTCGGTCACTATCAATGAACGCTAAGTTTAACTTAATGTTCAGAGCTGTGCTCTTggatattttaaagcaaagtaaCATATACAGAATTGAGTACCCTATCAAAGAATCAGTACTAAATACTTATATCACCATAGCAAATTAAAAAGCACCATGGAAATTTAAACTACAACATGAAAACTGTGCATAAAAATCAACAGTTACCAGAGAATTGTCTACAGCATTGTATCAAAGATCATTTCCATGCCTGGGGTCCTTGGGTTCTAGTTTACTAAGTAGTTGTATTTACCACTCAAAAGGTAACAATTCCAACCCAAGTAAAATCCTTTCCCAaaattagaagggaaaaaaaattaaaatataaacctgTTGGTTGCCATGAAGTAAGAAGTCTGCGCCAAATCCTTGcttgctaaaaacaaacaaacaaacaaacaaatacaaacagTGGGGTAGgggcaagggaaggaaaaaagttgTTAGTTCCATttattctca is a window from the Eulemur rufifrons isolate Redbay chromosome 16, OSU_ERuf_1, whole genome shotgun sequence genome containing:
- the CCNT1 gene encoding cyclin-T1 isoform X1: MEGERKNNNKRWYFTREQLENSPSRRFGLDPDKELSYRQQAANLLQDMGQRLNVSQLTINTAIVYMHRFYMIQSFTQFHRNSVAPAALFLAAKVEEQPKKLEHVIKVAHACLHPQESLPDTRSEAYLQQVQDLVILESIILQTLGFELTIDHPHTHVVKCTQLVRASKDLAQTSYFMATNSLHLTTFSLQYTPPVVACVCIHLACKWSNWEIPVSTDGKHWWEYVDATVTLELLDELTHEFLQILEKTPNRLKRIRNWRACQAARKTKADDRGADENTSEQTILNMISQSSSDTTIAGLMSMSTSTTSAVPSLPVSEESSNSLTSVEMLQGERWLSSQPPFKLEPAQGHRTSENLALIGVDHSLQQDGSNAFISQKQSGKSVPSAKVSLKEYRAKHAEELAAQKRQLENMEANVKSQYAYAAQNLLSHHDTHSSVILKIPIEGSENPERPFLEKADKTALKMRIPVAGGDKAVSSKPEEIKMRIKVHTASDKHNSVDDSVTKSREHKEKHKTHPSNHHHHHNHHSHKHSHAQLPVGTGNKRPGDPKHSSQTNTVAHKTYSLSSSFSSSSSTRKRGPPEETGGAVFDHPAKIAKSSKSSSISFPFPPLPTMAQLPGHSSDTSGLPFSQPSCKTRVSHMKLDKGPSGANGHNTTQTIDYQDTVNMLHSLLSAQGVQPTQPPAFEFVHSYGEYLNPRAGGISSRSGNTDKPRPPPLPSEPPPPLPPLPK
- the CCNT1 gene encoding cyclin-T1 isoform X3, translated to MEGERKNNNKRWYFTREQLENSPSRRFGLDPDKELSYRQQAANLLQDMGQRLNVSQLTINTAIVYMHRFYMIQSFTQFHRNSVAPAALFLAAKVEEQPKKLEHVIKVAHACLHPQESLPDTRSEAYLQQVQDLVILESIILQTLGFELTIDHPHTHVVKCTQLVRELTHEFLQILEKTPNRLKRIRNWRACQAARKTKADDRGADENTSEQTILNMISQSSSDTTIAGLMSMSTSTTSAVPSLPVSEESSNSLTSVEMLQGERWLSSQPPFKLEPAQGHRTSENLALIGVDHSLQQDGSNAFISQKQSGKSVPSAKVSLKEYRAKHAEELAAQKRQLENMEANVKSQYAYAAQNLLSHHDTHSSVILKIPIEGSENPERPFLEKADKTALKMRIPVAGGDKAVSSKPEEIKMRIKVHTASDKHNSVDDSVTKSREHKEKHKTHPSNHHHHHNHHSHKHSHAQLPVGTGNKRPGDPKHSSQTNTVAHKTYSLSSSFSSSSSTRKRGPPEETGGAVFDHPAKIAKSSKSSSISFPFPPLPTMAQLPGHSSDTSGLPFSQPSCKTRVSHMKLDKGPSGANGHNTTQTIDYQDTVNMLHSLLSAQGVQPTQPPAFEFVHSYGEYLNPRAGGISSRSGNTDKPRPPPLPSEPPPPLPPLPK
- the CCNT1 gene encoding cyclin-T1 isoform X2; translated protein: MHRFYMIQSFTQFHRNSVAPAALFLAAKVEEQPKKLEHVIKVAHACLHPQESLPDTRSEAYLQQVQDLVILESIILQTLGFELTIDHPHTHVVKCTQLVRASKDLAQTSYFMATNSLHLTTFSLQYTPPVVACVCIHLACKWSNWEIPVSTDGKHWWEYVDATVTLELLDELTHEFLQILEKTPNRLKRIRNWRACQAARKTKADDRGADENTSEQTILNMISQSSSDTTIAGLMSMSTSTTSAVPSLPVSEESSNSLTSVEMLQGERWLSSQPPFKLEPAQGHRTSENLALIGVDHSLQQDGSNAFISQKQSGKSVPSAKVSLKEYRAKHAEELAAQKRQLENMEANVKSQYAYAAQNLLSHHDTHSSVILKIPIEGSENPERPFLEKADKTALKMRIPVAGGDKAVSSKPEEIKMRIKVHTASDKHNSVDDSVTKSREHKEKHKTHPSNHHHHHNHHSHKHSHAQLPVGTGNKRPGDPKHSSQTNTVAHKTYSLSSSFSSSSSTRKRGPPEETGGAVFDHPAKIAKSSKSSSISFPFPPLPTMAQLPGHSSDTSGLPFSQPSCKTRVSHMKLDKGPSGANGHNTTQTIDYQDTVNMLHSLLSAQGVQPTQPPAFEFVHSYGEYLNPRAGGISSRSGNTDKPRPPPLPSEPPPPLPPLPK